A single region of the Streptomyces sp. NBC_00236 genome encodes:
- a CDS encoding aminoglycoside phosphotransferase family protein, which produces MYTASSSVSAPPRPLRPLGAGGGPYLDPRAAVPAPGIGRTRRAAGPGAPSLSGRLDLSGPQGAQLRMAIASVHRICPEFNPVQVLRRSGRSVLLVGSTGRATAVAKCLLDHSPAWSERFRHEIAAYRAFVRHRPPVRVPRLIAADPENCTLVIERMPGRVAALTRHPSEAPPRADLRAVLGAVSRVNAWRPPSGLFDAPLDYAARIARYHELGLFTDRDLGDLQKLLHGLAVAGGRQGMGQFCHGDALLSNILLSPTGPVLVDWEHAGWYLPGYDLATLWAVLGDAPVARRQISQLAQVAGPAARDAFLVNLMLVLTREIRTYETALQRAMRDTSAPARTGQERPGALSSGEEQRLLLRRLHDDCAMARSAVRAAVGTR; this is translated from the coding sequence ATGTACACAGCATCGTCCTCCGTGTCCGCCCCGCCCCGGCCGCTGCGTCCCCTGGGAGCGGGTGGCGGACCGTATCTCGACCCCCGCGCCGCCGTGCCCGCGCCCGGCATCGGCCGGACCCGGCGCGCGGCAGGGCCGGGCGCCCCCTCGCTCAGCGGACGGCTGGACCTGTCCGGTCCGCAGGGTGCCCAGCTGAGGATGGCGATCGCCTCCGTGCACCGGATCTGCCCGGAGTTCAACCCGGTACAGGTACTGCGGCGCAGCGGCCGTTCGGTGCTCCTCGTCGGTTCCACCGGCCGCGCGACCGCTGTCGCCAAGTGTTTACTGGACCACTCCCCCGCGTGGTCGGAGCGGTTCCGCCACGAAATAGCGGCATACCGGGCGTTCGTCCGGCACCGCCCCCCGGTCCGGGTGCCCCGGCTCATCGCAGCGGACCCGGAGAACTGCACCCTGGTCATCGAGCGGATGCCCGGGCGGGTGGCGGCGCTGACGAGGCACCCTTCGGAGGCTCCGCCGAGGGCGGATCTGCGTGCGGTACTCGGTGCGGTCAGCCGGGTCAACGCCTGGCGACCCCCGTCCGGCCTGTTCGACGCCCCGCTGGACTACGCGGCACGGATCGCTCGCTATCACGAGCTCGGTCTGTTCACCGACCGCGATCTGGGAGACCTGCAGAAGCTGCTGCACGGCCTCGCCGTCGCCGGGGGCCGTCAGGGCATGGGGCAGTTCTGCCACGGTGACGCCCTGCTCTCCAACATCCTGCTGTCGCCCACCGGTCCGGTACTGGTGGACTGGGAACACGCCGGCTGGTATCTGCCGGGCTACGACCTGGCGACGCTCTGGGCGGTCCTGGGCGATGCGCCGGTGGCGCGGCGTCAGATCAGCCAGCTGGCCCAGGTCGCGGGTCCCGCGGCGAGGGATGCGTTCCTGGTCAATCTGATGCTCGTGCTGACACGGGAGATCCGTACGTACGAAACGGCCCTGCAGCGGGCCATGCGGGACACCAGTGCACCGGCCCGGACCGGGCAGGAGCGTCCGGGCGCGCTCTCCTCGGGTGAGGAGCAGCGGCTGCTGCTTCGCCGCCTGCACGACGACTGCGCCATGGCGCGGAGTGCGGTCCGAGCCGCGGTCGGCACTCGCTGA
- a CDS encoding cryptochrome/photolyase family protein has product MTVAVVLFTSDLRLHDHPPLRAALASSDEIVPLFVRDSGIEESGFAAPNRLAFLADCLRDLDAGLRERGGRLVIRSGDVVGEVGRIVSETGAADVHLAAGVSAYARRREERLREALESGGRRLHVHDGVVTAVAPGAVTPAGSDHFAVFTPYFRRWSAQRVRDAFAAPRTVRVPDGPGSEEVPARSAVSGVSEGLAEGGERQARRQLTAWRRQGLAGYEEGHDDLSGDATSRLSPHLHFGTLSPVELIHRARSAGGAGADAFVRQLCWREFHHQVLAARPAASRQDYRTRHDHWRSGAEAGQDIEAWQQGRTGFPVVDAAMRQLRHEGWMHNRGRLLAAGFLTKTLYVDWRIGAQHFLDLLVDGDVANNQLNWQWMAGTGTDSRPNRVLNPVVQGKRYDPDGSYVRRWVPELAAVAGAAVHEPWKLRGPAHDRPDYPQPVVELTEGLARFRRARGLD; this is encoded by the coding sequence ATGACCGTTGCGGTCGTCCTGTTCACTTCCGACCTCCGGCTGCACGACCACCCGCCCCTGCGAGCCGCCCTTGCCTCCTCGGACGAGATCGTGCCGCTGTTCGTCCGTGACAGCGGGATCGAGGAGTCCGGGTTCGCCGCCCCGAACCGTCTGGCCTTCCTCGCCGACTGTCTCCGGGATCTGGACGCCGGGCTGCGTGAGCGGGGCGGCCGGCTGGTGATCCGCTCGGGCGACGTCGTCGGGGAGGTGGGCCGGATCGTCTCGGAGACGGGTGCGGCGGACGTCCATCTCGCGGCCGGCGTCAGCGCCTACGCACGTCGGCGTGAGGAGCGGCTGCGCGAGGCGCTGGAGTCCGGCGGCCGGCGGCTGCACGTCCACGACGGCGTGGTGACCGCCGTCGCGCCCGGTGCCGTGACTCCCGCGGGATCCGACCACTTCGCCGTGTTCACGCCGTACTTCAGGCGCTGGTCGGCACAGCGGGTACGGGATGCCTTCGCCGCGCCACGCACCGTGCGGGTCCCGGACGGCCCGGGGTCCGAGGAGGTGCCGGCCCGCAGCGCGGTGTCCGGGGTGTCGGAGGGCCTGGCCGAGGGCGGTGAGCGGCAGGCCCGCAGGCAGCTGACCGCATGGCGGCGCCAAGGGCTCGCGGGGTACGAGGAAGGTCACGACGACCTGTCCGGAGACGCCACGTCACGGCTCTCGCCGCATCTCCACTTCGGCACCCTGTCCCCCGTCGAGCTCATCCACCGGGCCCGCTCCGCCGGCGGTGCGGGGGCAGACGCCTTCGTACGGCAGCTGTGCTGGCGCGAGTTCCATCATCAGGTCCTCGCGGCCCGGCCCGCCGCGTCCCGCCAGGACTACCGCACCCGGCACGACCACTGGCGCTCCGGGGCGGAGGCGGGCCAGGACATCGAGGCCTGGCAGCAGGGCCGCACCGGCTTCCCGGTGGTCGACGCGGCGATGCGCCAGCTGCGCCACGAGGGATGGATGCACAACCGCGGCAGGCTCCTCGCCGCGGGCTTCCTCACCAAGACGCTGTACGTGGACTGGCGCATCGGTGCACAGCACTTCCTGGACCTGCTGGTCGACGGCGATGTCGCCAACAACCAGCTGAACTGGCAGTGGATGGCCGGGACCGGGACGGACAGCCGGCCCAACCGGGTGCTCAACCCCGTGGTCCAGGGCAAGCGGTACGACCCGGACGGCAGCTACGTCCGGCGCTGGGTGCCGGAGCTGGCCGCGGTGGCCGGGGCCGCCGTGCACGAGCCGTGGAAGCTACGGGGGCCGGCGCACGACCGGCCGGACTACCCACAACCGGTGGTGGAGCTGACGGAAGGGCTGGCCCGCTTCAGGAGGGCGCGGGGCCTGGACTGA
- a CDS encoding N-acetylmuramoyl-L-alanine amidase yields the protein MTSKQRTGRARALTTVGALSLALLSPAAHAGADGVRPQCPRGLDCDWVPAAYQQTGDPADKETYGNYDTADRPHSNKIKFIVLHDTEEDFDTTLKIFQNPLKQTSAHYVVRSGDGHVTQMVKNEDVAWQAGNWYVNSHSIGIEQEGVATEGAKWYTPEMYRSTAALVRYLAATYDIPLDRQHIIGHDGVPPTSAAGTKNMHWDPGTYWDWNRFMALLGKPTVPTARKSSELITVSPRFKDNQQAFRDCEKGIDLPLQGSSAVPLHTEPSEDAPLFSDPGLHTDGSPGTNCAADWGSKISATQQAVVADHAPGWTAIWWYGKKAWFSTPARTRTTTPTSGYVVKPKAGRTEVPVYGVAYPEKSEYPADFADRRVGTALQYTIKAGQSYPGGGEAPTGFFYAPTIDSSYPLDHAYFRGKEKYVTVQIGHRIAFVKASDVDIVRAH from the coding sequence ATGACGTCCAAGCAGAGGACCGGACGCGCACGCGCGCTGACCACCGTCGGCGCACTGAGTCTCGCGCTGCTCAGTCCCGCGGCACACGCGGGCGCGGACGGGGTACGGCCACAGTGCCCGCGCGGTCTGGACTGCGACTGGGTCCCGGCCGCCTACCAGCAGACCGGCGATCCGGCCGACAAGGAGACGTACGGCAACTACGACACCGCGGACCGGCCGCACAGCAACAAGATCAAGTTCATCGTCCTCCATGACACGGAGGAGGACTTCGACACCACCCTGAAGATCTTCCAGAACCCGCTGAAACAGACCTCGGCCCACTATGTCGTGCGATCCGGCGACGGACATGTCACGCAGATGGTGAAGAACGAGGACGTCGCCTGGCAGGCCGGCAACTGGTACGTCAACAGCCACTCGATCGGCATCGAGCAGGAGGGCGTCGCCACCGAGGGCGCGAAGTGGTACACCCCCGAGATGTACCGCTCGACGGCTGCGCTCGTGCGCTACCTCGCCGCCACGTACGACATCCCCCTCGACCGCCAGCACATCATCGGCCACGACGGGGTGCCGCCCACCAGCGCCGCCGGTACCAAGAACATGCACTGGGACCCGGGCACCTACTGGGACTGGAACCGCTTCATGGCGCTCCTCGGCAAGCCCACCGTGCCGACCGCCCGCAAGAGCAGCGAACTCATCACCGTCAGCCCGCGGTTCAAGGACAACCAGCAGGCCTTCCGTGACTGCGAGAAGGGCATCGACCTCCCCCTACAGGGCTCCAGCGCCGTGCCGCTGCACACGGAACCCTCCGAGGACGCACCGCTCTTCTCCGACCCGGGCCTGCACACGGACGGGTCGCCCGGCACCAACTGCGCCGCCGACTGGGGCAGCAAGATCAGCGCCACCCAGCAGGCGGTCGTCGCCGACCACGCACCCGGCTGGACAGCGATCTGGTGGTACGGCAAGAAGGCCTGGTTCAGCACGCCGGCCCGCACCCGCACCACCACCCCCACGTCCGGCTACGTGGTCAAGCCGAAGGCCGGCAGGACGGAGGTACCGGTGTACGGGGTCGCGTACCCGGAGAAGTCCGAGTACCCCGCCGACTTCGCGGACCGGCGGGTGGGCACGGCCCTGCAGTACACCATCAAGGCCGGTCAGTCCTATCCCGGTGGCGGAGAGGCCCCCACCGGCTTCTTCTACGCACCGACGATCGACTCCTCCTACCCCCTGGACCACGCCTACTTCCGTGGCAAGGAGAAGTACGTGACGGTCCAGATCGGCCACCGCATCGCCTTCGTGAAGGCATCCGACGTGGACATCGTCCGCGCACACTGA
- a CDS encoding type B 50S ribosomal protein L31: MKSRIHPVSRPVVFRDRAAGEAFLTRSTADSDQRVTWEDGRSYPVIDVETSSASHPFYTGTRQVLDTAGRIEQFNRRYGSGVPAAGE, encoded by the coding sequence ATGAAGTCCCGAATCCACCCCGTCTCCCGTCCGGTGGTCTTCCGTGACCGCGCTGCCGGGGAGGCCTTCCTGACCCGTTCCACCGCGGACTCCGATCAGCGGGTGACGTGGGAGGACGGCCGGAGCTACCCGGTCATCGACGTGGAGACCTCGTCGGCGAGCCACCCGTTCTACACGGGGACCCGTCAGGTGCTGGACACGGCCGGCCGGATCGAGCAGTTCAACCGCCGTTACGGCAGCGGAGTGCCCGCCGCCGGTGAGTGA
- a CDS encoding DNA-binding protein NsdB, translating to MTGEPNTRLSDLFGLAGWSKGELARMVNRQAAAMGHPQLATDTSRVRRWIDMGESPRDPVPEVLAALFTERLGRVVTIEDLGFGRRGRVGKRREAGTEANPDQLPWAPERTAAVLTEFTGMDLMLNRRGLVSAGAALAAGSTIAGPMHDWLHTDPVLAADAPRIDDPVHADPAGYDRYEAAPIGSEEIEALERSVEVFRAWDASHGGGLQRKAVVGQLNEVGGMLAYRHPDHLQRRLWGVAANLAVLAGWMSHDIGLEPTAQKYFVIAAHAAREGGDRPRAGEALSRAARQMVHLGRPDDALDLMKLAKSGSGDMVLPRTQAMLHTIEAWAQASMGRGQAMRRTLGRAEELFISDKGDVPPPSWMQMFDEADLHGMQALAFRTLAEHDPSAAVTAQRHAKQALELRRNGRQRSKIFDYISLASACFIADDPEQADRYARLALVTMGETSSHRTWDRLREMYRLTGQFAGYAKIEDLREEIQLSLPQSSIIKRPRSSEI from the coding sequence GTGACCGGAGAACCCAACACCCGCCTTTCCGACCTGTTCGGCCTTGCCGGCTGGTCCAAGGGTGAACTCGCGAGAATGGTGAACAGGCAGGCGGCGGCCATGGGCCACCCCCAACTGGCCACCGACACCTCGCGCGTGAGGCGATGGATCGACATGGGGGAGTCCCCGCGCGATCCGGTGCCCGAAGTGCTGGCAGCCCTGTTCACCGAGCGGCTCGGTCGTGTCGTGACCATCGAGGACCTCGGGTTCGGCCGACGCGGGCGTGTGGGGAAGCGGCGAGAGGCCGGGACGGAAGCCAATCCCGACCAACTCCCGTGGGCGCCCGAGCGGACGGCAGCGGTCCTCACCGAATTCACGGGAATGGACCTCATGCTCAACCGACGCGGCTTGGTGAGCGCGGGCGCCGCGCTCGCCGCCGGCTCCACGATCGCCGGCCCCATGCACGACTGGCTGCACACCGACCCCGTACTGGCGGCCGACGCCCCACGTATCGACGACCCCGTGCACGCGGACCCGGCCGGCTACGACCGGTACGAGGCCGCGCCCATCGGCTCGGAGGAGATCGAGGCGCTGGAACGCTCCGTGGAGGTGTTCCGCGCCTGGGACGCCTCCCACGGCGGAGGCCTCCAGCGCAAGGCAGTGGTGGGCCAGCTGAACGAGGTGGGCGGCATGCTCGCCTACCGCCACCCCGACCACCTGCAGCGCCGCCTCTGGGGCGTCGCCGCCAACCTCGCCGTGCTCGCGGGCTGGATGTCCCATGACATCGGCCTCGAACCCACCGCGCAGAAGTACTTCGTCATCGCCGCGCACGCCGCGCGTGAAGGCGGTGACCGTCCGCGGGCGGGGGAGGCACTCTCCCGGGCAGCCCGGCAGATGGTCCACCTGGGCCGTCCCGACGATGCACTCGACCTCATGAAACTCGCCAAGTCCGGCTCGGGCGACATGGTCCTGCCGCGCACCCAGGCAATGCTGCACACCATCGAGGCCTGGGCACAGGCGTCCATGGGCCGGGGACAGGCCATGCGGCGCACCCTGGGCCGGGCGGAAGAACTCTTCATCTCCGACAAGGGCGATGTACCTCCGCCCAGTTGGATGCAGATGTTCGACGAGGCAGATTTGCACGGCATGCAGGCCCTGGCCTTTCGCACGCTGGCCGAGCACGACCCCTCGGCCGCCGTCACCGCCCAGCGCCACGCGAAGCAGGCGCTGGAACTGCGGCGCAACGGACGCCAGCGGTCGAAGATCTTCGACTACATCTCGCTCGCCTCGGCCTGCTTCATCGCCGACGACCCCGAACAGGCCGACCGCTACGCACGACTGGCCCTGGTGACGATGGGGGAGACCTCCTCCCACCGCACCTGGGACCGGCTGCGCGAAATGTACCGGCTGACGGGTCAGTTCGCGGGCTACGCGAAGATCGAGGACCTGCGTGAGGAGATCCAGCTCTCGCTGCCCCAGAGCTCCATCATCAAGAGGCCCAGGAGTTCGGAGATCTGA
- a CDS encoding PP2C family protein-serine/threonine phosphatase: MPPHPPADHPAPQPSERDAVDALINRTHRLRGDVDAVRRDTVLIDEDDPQLRWQRALCDLAVHQLDDLGAHLGQLKQGLLSGAAEQFSAGAAHPAGHVPAPGEQPGSLIGRVGSAEWNLLTDEVSWSDELLQIFGRTPEAGPLSLDDLPSVLLPEDQPVLTALVTDCLVDGKPIDGEFRILRTDGQMRTLHMMGEPVLDADGCTASMWAVLRDVSALRRSQQVVHRTQDSLQRQQHIARTERRMAVELQEAVLPPWRGSLTLPGQGPGSLDIAAHYLPSDSSALIGGGWYDAMQLPDGRTLLTVGDLTGHGIQATSTMAMILGALRGMAVAGIEPGALMGHLNQLLETSIQPALGSAVCCRFDPATRRLDWAQAGHPAPLLFRNGVGRPVPPPDGVLLGAASGVAYEQDEVHLLPGDVLVLHTDGLARGAGSAHNGLRPGTETLLGLAPRFAEARSAQECVRTVAEEFGGTERLDDACVLIARIGA; this comes from the coding sequence ATGCCGCCCCACCCGCCTGCGGACCACCCCGCCCCCCAGCCGTCCGAACGTGATGCCGTCGACGCGTTGATCAACCGGACGCACCGGCTGCGCGGAGACGTGGACGCGGTGCGGCGTGACACCGTCCTCATCGACGAGGACGACCCGCAGCTGCGCTGGCAGCGCGCACTGTGCGACCTGGCGGTCCATCAGCTCGATGATCTCGGCGCACATCTGGGACAGCTCAAGCAGGGACTGCTCTCCGGGGCCGCGGAACAGTTCTCAGCCGGGGCGGCGCACCCCGCCGGCCATGTCCCGGCCCCCGGCGAGCAGCCGGGTTCGCTGATCGGCAGGGTGGGCAGCGCCGAATGGAATCTGCTGACCGACGAGGTGAGCTGGTCCGACGAACTGCTCCAGATCTTCGGCCGCACACCCGAGGCGGGGCCGCTCTCACTGGACGACCTGCCTTCCGTACTCCTGCCCGAGGACCAGCCCGTGCTCACGGCCCTGGTGACCGACTGCCTGGTCGACGGCAAACCGATAGACGGCGAGTTCCGCATCCTGCGCACGGACGGGCAGATGCGGACCCTGCACATGATGGGTGAACCCGTCCTGGATGCTGACGGCTGCACGGCTTCCATGTGGGCGGTCCTGCGCGATGTCAGCGCGCTGCGCCGCAGCCAGCAGGTGGTGCACCGCACCCAGGACTCGCTCCAGCGACAGCAGCACATCGCAAGGACCGAGCGCCGGATGGCCGTGGAACTGCAGGAGGCCGTGCTTCCCCCGTGGCGGGGTTCGCTGACCCTCCCCGGCCAGGGGCCCGGCTCGCTGGACATCGCGGCCCACTACCTGCCGTCGGATTCCAGCGCCCTGATCGGCGGCGGCTGGTACGACGCGATGCAGCTTCCGGACGGCCGGACGCTGCTCACGGTCGGCGATCTGACCGGTCACGGCATCCAGGCGACCTCCACCATGGCGATGATCCTGGGTGCGCTGCGCGGCATGGCGGTGGCCGGTATCGAGCCCGGAGCCCTGATGGGGCACCTCAACCAGTTACTCGAGACATCGATCCAGCCCGCACTGGGCAGCGCGGTGTGCTGCCGGTTCGACCCCGCCACCCGCAGGCTGGACTGGGCGCAGGCCGGACACCCGGCGCCCCTGCTCTTCCGCAACGGCGTCGGGCGCCCGGTCCCCCCGCCGGACGGAGTGCTCCTCGGAGCGGCGTCCGGGGTCGCGTACGAGCAGGACGAAGTACACCTGCTGCCCGGTGATGTGCTGGTGCTCCACACCGACGGGCTGGCCCGGGGCGCCGGGAGCGCGCACAACGGTCTCCGTCCGGGCACGGAAACGCTGCTCGGACTCGCACCGCGCTTCGCCGAGGCCCGCTCGGCGCAGGAGTGCGTACGCACGGTCGCCGAGGAGTTCGGCGGCACCGAGCGACTGGACGATGCGTGCGTGCTGATCGCCCGCATCGGCGCGTAG
- a CDS encoding SDR family oxidoreductase, with protein MTSDRGNQPLHCLVTGATGYIGGRLVPELLAAGYRVRCLARSPEKLRDYPWAGEVEIVRGDVTDARSLAPAMRDVDVAYYLVHALTSGGGFEETDRRAATVFGEQARDARVGRIVYLGGLIPSDVPEEELSPHLRSRAEVGRILLASGVPTTALRAAVIIGSGSASFEMLRYLTERLPVMVTPSWVSTRIQPIAVRDVLRLLVGSARMPHEVNRTFDIGGPDIVTYREMMQRYAEVADLPHRLILPVPMLTPRLSSHWIGLVTPVPRSIARPLAESLRYEVVCREHDIAAYVPDGPGQPFGLDKALRLALQRVREARVTTRWSSASVPGVPSDPLPTDPDWAGGSLYTDVRRCDVDTSPEALWRVVEGIGGEHGWYSFPLAWAVRGWLDRLVGGVGLRRGRRDTDRLRVGDSLDFWRVEEIEPGRLLRLRAEMRLPGLAWLEMSVEPDGRGGARYRQRALFHPRGLLGHTYWWSVWPFHSLVFGGMARNIARTAAGAASPEPASAEVTR; from the coding sequence ATGACGAGCGACCGCGGGAATCAGCCTCTGCACTGTCTGGTCACCGGCGCCACCGGTTACATCGGTGGGCGCCTGGTCCCGGAACTGCTCGCGGCGGGGTACCGGGTGCGCTGCCTGGCGCGCAGCCCGGAGAAGCTGCGGGACTACCCGTGGGCGGGTGAGGTGGAGATCGTGCGCGGCGACGTCACCGACGCGCGGTCGCTGGCCCCCGCGATGCGGGACGTCGACGTGGCCTATTACCTGGTTCACGCCCTGACGTCCGGCGGTGGTTTCGAGGAGACGGACCGCAGGGCCGCCACGGTCTTCGGCGAGCAGGCGCGGGACGCGCGGGTCGGCCGCATCGTCTACCTCGGCGGCCTCATTCCGTCCGACGTACCGGAAGAGGAGCTGTCACCCCATCTGCGGTCGCGGGCCGAGGTCGGCAGGATCCTGCTGGCGTCCGGCGTCCCGACCACCGCGCTGCGGGCCGCCGTCATCATCGGATCCGGATCGGCCTCCTTCGAAATGCTGCGCTATCTGACGGAACGGCTGCCCGTCATGGTGACGCCGAGCTGGGTGTCCACACGGATCCAGCCGATCGCGGTCCGGGACGTGCTGCGCCTCCTGGTGGGCAGTGCCCGGATGCCGCATGAGGTGAACCGCACCTTCGACATCGGCGGGCCCGACATCGTCACGTACCGCGAGATGATGCAGCGGTACGCGGAGGTCGCGGACCTTCCGCACCGGCTGATCCTGCCCGTGCCGATGCTGACCCCCCGGTTGTCCAGCCACTGGATCGGCCTGGTCACACCCGTGCCGCGGTCGATCGCCCGCCCGCTCGCCGAGTCGCTGCGGTACGAGGTCGTGTGCCGGGAGCACGACATCGCGGCGTACGTTCCCGACGGCCCGGGGCAGCCTTTCGGCCTCGACAAGGCGCTGCGGCTGGCACTGCAACGGGTCCGGGAGGCCCGGGTGACCACGAGGTGGTCGTCCGCGTCGGTTCCCGGGGTGCCGAGCGACCCGCTGCCCACCGACCCCGACTGGGCCGGCGGAAGCCTGTACACGGATGTCCGCCGGTGCGACGTCGACACGTCCCCGGAGGCACTGTGGCGCGTCGTCGAGGGGATCGGCGGCGAGCACGGCTGGTATTCGTTCCCGCTCGCCTGGGCGGTGCGCGGGTGGCTCGACCGGCTGGTGGGAGGGGTGGGTCTGCGACGCGGACGGCGGGACACCGACCGGCTGCGGGTGGGCGACTCACTGGACTTCTGGCGCGTCGAGGAGATCGAACCGGGCCGTCTGCTCAGGCTGCGCGCGGAGATGCGACTGCCGGGCCTGGCGTGGCTGGAGATGTCCGTGGAACCCGACGGCCGGGGCGGGGCGCGTTACCGTCAGCGAGCCCTGTTCCATCCGCGCGGGCTGCTCGGTCACACGTACTGGTGGAGCGTGTGGCCCTTCCACTCCCTCGTCTTCGGCGGGATGGCCCGCAACATCGCCCGTACGGCGGCGGGTGCGGCGTCACCCGAACCGGCGAGCGCCGAGGTGACGCGCTGA
- the rpmG gene encoding 50S ribosomal protein L33 — protein sequence MARSETRPVVTLRSTAGTGQSYVTRKNRRNNPDRLVLRKYDPAAGLHVLFREER from the coding sequence ATGGCCCGCAGTGAGACCCGTCCCGTCGTCACCCTTCGCTCGACCGCCGGAACCGGTCAGAGCTATGTGACGCGCAAGAACCGCCGCAACAACCCCGACCGTCTGGTGCTGCGCAAGTACGACCCCGCCGCAGGCCTGCACGTTCTGTTCCGCGAGGAACGCTGA